In a single window of the Niabella ginsenosidivorans genome:
- a CDS encoding quinone-dependent dihydroorotate dehydrogenase, producing MYQLLRKFYFNFDPERAHYMAMRNLQLFTKTRAGKNLVRSFTEPPLKETHFLNLKFKNPVGLGAGFDKNAVFLNELEALGFGFVEIGTVTPLAQEGNGKPRLFRLPADKALINRMGFNNDGAEQIARRLEAWREQTAGSKNPYPLIIGGNIGKNKNTPNENAWQDYAICFNKLHHFVDYFVVNVSSPNTPGLRELQDKEALRKILLNLEMINNGKAFAKPILLKIAPDLTQSQVDDVIALALEIKLDGLVVSNTTIDRSHLQTPVTTLTEIGAGGLSGKPLQSRSTALIRYITEQTNHQIPIIGSGGIFTGLDAREKLDAGASLVQIWTGFIYEGPTIVKNICKDL from the coding sequence ATGTACCAGCTGTTACGCAAATTTTATTTCAATTTTGATCCTGAACGTGCTCATTATATGGCTATGCGTAACCTGCAGTTGTTTACAAAAACCAGAGCCGGTAAAAACCTGGTCCGTTCATTTACAGAACCACCTTTAAAAGAAACCCATTTTTTGAATCTGAAATTTAAAAACCCGGTTGGCCTTGGTGCAGGTTTTGATAAAAACGCCGTTTTTTTAAACGAGCTGGAAGCGCTGGGCTTCGGATTCGTGGAAATAGGCACGGTTACTCCCCTGGCACAGGAAGGTAACGGAAAGCCACGCCTCTTCCGGCTTCCGGCAGATAAGGCCCTGATCAACCGGATGGGGTTTAATAATGACGGAGCCGAACAGATAGCGCGGCGCCTGGAAGCCTGGAGGGAGCAAACAGCCGGCAGTAAAAATCCCTATCCGCTCATCATTGGAGGGAATATTGGCAAAAACAAGAACACACCAAATGAAAATGCCTGGCAGGATTATGCGATCTGCTTTAATAAGCTACATCATTTTGTAGACTATTTTGTAGTAAATGTCAGCAGCCCTAATACACCGGGGCTCCGGGAACTGCAGGATAAGGAGGCACTCAGAAAAATATTGCTGAACCTGGAAATGATCAATAACGGAAAGGCTTTTGCCAAACCCATCCTTTTAAAAATAGCGCCGGATCTTACCCAATCACAGGTTGATGATGTTATTGCACTGGCGCTTGAAATAAAACTGGATGGACTGGTGGTTTCAAATACCACAATTGACCGCAGCCACCTGCAGACACCGGTTACAACATTAACCGAGATTGGTGCAGGCGGGCTGAGCGGTAAACCGTTGCAATCCAGGAGCACTGCGCTGATCCGGTACATTACGGAACAAACCAACCACCAGATCCCCATTATAGGATCAGGTGGAATTTTTACAGGACTTGATGCCCGGGAAAAACTGGATGCGGGTGCATCACTGGTTCAGATATGGACCGGTTTCATTTATGAAGGCCCAACAATTGTAAAGAACATCTGCAAAGACTTATAA
- a CDS encoding TerC family protein has translation MHLLFISTSEIFSMESLISFLILAILEIVLGIDNVIFVSIILNRLPKDLQKKARRTWMFTGIITRCLLLAALSWLLSQKGKYIIPESWFGKGFDLASIVMLAGGLFLIYKSVKEIHHKLEGEDPAATTKNQPQLSFGQAIGQILIIDAVFSFDSVITAGGTAKHLEIMIAAVIVAMFVMFLFSARISSFIMQHPTVKMLALSFLVMIGVSLIVEGWNADMAHELHLKNYIYFAMAFSFIVELLNLFMRRKQQKNAVHLKGPVLPGQEEKK, from the coding sequence ATGCATCTTTTATTTATTTCCACCTCCGAAATCTTTTCTATGGAGTCGCTGATCAGTTTCCTGATCCTCGCCATCCTTGAAATTGTTCTCGGTATTGACAACGTTATATTTGTCAGCATTATCTTAAATCGCCTTCCGAAAGACCTCCAGAAAAAAGCGCGCCGTACCTGGATGTTTACCGGCATTATTACCCGCTGCCTGTTGCTGGCTGCGCTGAGCTGGCTGCTGAGCCAGAAAGGCAAATACATCATTCCCGAATCCTGGTTCGGCAAGGGGTTTGATCTTGCCAGTATTGTAATGCTGGCAGGCGGCCTGTTCCTTATTTATAAATCCGTAAAGGAAATTCACCATAAGCTGGAGGGGGAAGATCCGGCAGCAACAACAAAAAATCAGCCGCAACTCAGCTTTGGGCAGGCCATTGGTCAGATCCTTATCATTGACGCCGTATTTTCATTCGACAGTGTCATCACCGCAGGAGGTACTGCAAAGCATCTTGAAATCATGATTGCGGCCGTAATTGTAGCCATGTTTGTCATGTTCCTGTTCAGTGCCAGAATATCCAGCTTTATTATGCAGCACCCCACTGTAAAAATGCTGGCGCTGTCTTTTCTGGTCATGATCGGGGTAAGCCTTATTGTTGAAGGCTGGAATGCAGATATGGCCCATGAGCTGCACTTAAAGAATTACATCTATTTTGCAATGGCCTTTTCTTTTATTGTAGAGCTCCTGAACCTGTTCATGCGCAGAAAACAGCAAAAGAATGCAGTGCATTTAAAAGGCCCTGTTTTGCCGGGCCAGGAGGAAAAAAAATAA
- a CDS encoding nuclear transport factor 2 family protein encodes MQKQVMGDEAIINEKLEKMSAIFREPTPELFRELFTEDCDYITFNGRHLKGIEENLRAHQQLAGLRLFRGAELLWESRQIRC; translated from the coding sequence GTGCAAAAACAGGTTATGGGAGACGAAGCAATCATTAATGAAAAACTGGAGAAAATGAGCGCAATTTTCAGGGAGCCTACTCCTGAATTGTTCCGGGAACTTTTTACAGAAGATTGTGATTATATTACTTTCAATGGCCGGCATCTCAAAGGGATAGAAGAGAATCTCAGAGCGCATCAGCAGCTTGCAGGCCTCCGGTTATTCCGCGGTGCAGAGCTGCTGTGGGAAAGCCGGCAGATCAGGTGCTGA
- a CDS encoding NAD-dependent epimerase/dehydratase family protein: MQTILGANGQIGEELAKALKRNFTSAIRIVSRRAKKVNDTDTVFPADLSVREKAIEAVKDSEIAYFTLGLPISSDLWEKQFPLITRNVMDACKINGTKLVFFDNTYMYPQDGRVLTENTFFAPVGRKGKVRKEMAEMILKEMQSGELEAVICRAPEFYGPGKTQSITNTLIFNNIKEGKKLKVPLSADKKRSLIWTPDASRATALIGNTPDAFGQTWHLPVDETHPTYSQFIALASEIYGQKLKYAVVPKFVFKIGAKFNHRIKELQELLPRYEHDNVFDDSKFKRRFPDFEVTTYRTGIEQIKNGQLSIQN, encoded by the coding sequence ATGCAAACGATACTAGGAGCCAATGGGCAGATTGGTGAAGAGTTGGCAAAAGCGTTAAAACGTAATTTCACTTCCGCCATCAGGATTGTAAGCAGAAGGGCAAAAAAGGTAAATGATACCGACACGGTCTTTCCTGCGGATCTGTCTGTTCGTGAAAAAGCTATTGAAGCGGTGAAAGACAGCGAGATCGCTTATTTCACTTTAGGGCTTCCGATCAGTTCGGATCTGTGGGAAAAACAGTTCCCGCTCATTACGAGAAATGTGATGGATGCCTGTAAAATCAATGGAACAAAACTGGTGTTTTTTGACAATACCTATATGTATCCCCAGGATGGCCGGGTGCTTACAGAAAATACCTTTTTCGCTCCTGTAGGAAGGAAAGGCAAGGTAAGAAAAGAGATGGCAGAAATGATTTTAAAGGAAATGCAGTCGGGCGAACTGGAAGCGGTGATTTGCCGGGCTCCTGAATTTTACGGTCCCGGCAAAACGCAAAGTATTACCAATACCTTGATTTTTAACAACATCAAAGAAGGCAAAAAACTGAAAGTTCCATTAAGCGCCGATAAAAAGAGAAGCCTGATCTGGACGCCCGATGCAAGCCGGGCCACCGCATTAATCGGGAACACACCCGATGCTTTTGGTCAAACCTGGCATCTTCCTGTTGATGAAACGCATCCCACCTACAGCCAATTTATTGCATTGGCTTCAGAAATTTACGGCCAGAAATTGAAATACGCCGTTGTGCCAAAATTTGTTTTTAAGATCGGTGCAAAATTCAATCACCGCATAAAAGAGCTGCAGGAATTACTTCCGAGATATGAGCATGACAATGTATTTGACGATTCAAAATTTAAAAGGCGTTTTCCTGATTTCGAGGTAACAACTTACAGGACAGGGATCGAACAGATCAAGAATGGGCAGCTTTCCATACAAAATTAA
- a CDS encoding helix-turn-helix domain-containing protein, protein MDKYENKNMKAPEKVSSISALHQFLGLKKPSNPLISVFNFDNVKLEPETILSAITTDFYVVALKKDCAGGKCKYGQQYYDFDEGVMYFIAPHQVLQFEDVLLNGVKGFVLVMHPDFFQGYPLASQIKTYGYFSYASNEALHLSEKEEKSIMDIIENISRETDANMDAFTQDLLVSNIDLLLKYCDRFYNRQFLTRKKASSDLLTKLEALLDNYFKNDQLVVYGIPTVHFVANALHLSPNYLSDMLRVQTGQTTQQHIQNRLIEKGKELLSTTGMSVSEIAYHLGFEHPQSFHRLFKNRTSVSPLEFRASFN, encoded by the coding sequence ATGGATAAATATGAAAATAAAAATATGAAAGCCCCGGAAAAAGTTTCATCCATAAGTGCATTGCATCAGTTTTTGGGATTGAAAAAACCATCCAATCCGCTGATCAGCGTATTTAACTTTGATAATGTAAAACTGGAGCCGGAAACTATTCTCAGTGCAATAACAACGGATTTTTATGTAGTTGCCTTAAAGAAAGATTGTGCAGGCGGTAAATGTAAATACGGTCAGCAGTATTATGATTTTGACGAAGGGGTTATGTACTTTATTGCTCCGCATCAGGTATTACAGTTTGAAGATGTTCTCCTGAACGGCGTGAAGGGGTTCGTACTGGTTATGCACCCTGATTTTTTTCAGGGCTACCCTTTGGCATCGCAAATCAAAACCTATGGCTATTTTTCATATGCAAGCAATGAAGCGCTTCATCTTTCAGAAAAGGAAGAAAAATCCATAATGGATATTATAGAAAATATCAGCCGGGAAACCGATGCCAATATGGATGCATTTACACAGGATCTGCTGGTGTCCAATATTGACCTGTTGTTGAAATATTGCGACCGCTTTTATAACCGGCAGTTTCTTACCAGAAAAAAAGCCAGCAGCGATTTACTTACAAAGCTGGAAGCCCTGCTGGATAATTATTTTAAAAATGATCAATTGGTTGTATATGGCATTCCTACCGTCCATTTTGTGGCCAATGCATTGCATTTAAGCCCCAATTACCTCAGTGATATGTTACGGGTACAAACCGGCCAGACCACTCAACAGCACATTCAAAACCGGTTAATTGAGAAAGGAAAAGAACTTTTATCCACCACAGGAATGTCTGTATCTGAGATTGCTTATCACCTTGGCTTTGAGCATCCGCAATCTTTTCATCGTTTGTTCAAAAACCGTACCTCGGTTTCGCCGTTAGAATTCCGGGCTTCATTTAACTGA
- a CDS encoding type 1 glutamine amidotransferase domain-containing protein yields the protein MKELLLIVTNVAMYASGRLKTGLWLSELTHIYHSAKEKGWGITIASPKGGKVPIDPESLKPLVLDKISRDYYENPAFMDELNHSGSLEAVKNDAFDCVYLAGGHATMYDFPDDATLQAIISNQYGKGKMVAAICHGVGGLLNVKLPDGEYLIRGKSMTGFDWFEEAIARRKREVPFNLEAAIKERGADLKKAFIPMTSNVVVDGNLITGQNPFSSKEMAKVVIRELEKQYY from the coding sequence ATGAAAGAGCTCCTGCTAATAGTAACCAACGTAGCTATGTATGCAAGCGGCAGGCTGAAAACCGGTTTGTGGCTGAGCGAACTGACCCATATATATCACAGTGCAAAAGAAAAAGGCTGGGGCATTACCATTGCAAGCCCTAAAGGTGGAAAAGTACCCATTGACCCGGAAAGCCTGAAACCTTTGGTTTTGGATAAAATTTCAAGGGATTATTACGAAAATCCGGCTTTTATGGATGAGCTGAACCATTCCGGAAGTCTGGAGGCCGTAAAGAACGATGCTTTTGATTGTGTGTATCTGGCAGGCGGGCACGCTACAATGTACGATTTTCCGGATGATGCCACGCTGCAAGCGATCATCAGCAATCAATACGGGAAAGGAAAAATGGTAGCAGCTATTTGCCATGGTGTAGGCGGATTGCTGAATGTGAAACTCCCCGATGGTGAATATTTGATCAGGGGAAAATCAATGACCGGCTTTGACTGGTTTGAAGAAGCGATAGCAAGGCGAAAAAGAGAGGTTCCTTTTAACCTGGAGGCAGCCATTAAGGAACGTGGAGCTGATCTGAAAAAAGCGTTTATACCTATGACTTCAAACGTAGTGGTGGACGGCAATCTGATCACAGGGCAAAATCCTTTCAGCTCAAAAGAAATGGCAAAGGTGGTTATCAGGGAACTTGAAAAACAATATTATTAA
- a CDS encoding alpha/beta hydrolase, whose product MPQIIPAEKDPQILTGIRAFLKELNSSGGKPMEEMEPDEARKVLESAQKSVKVDTSGITEKEKEIVQDGITVKTVIVKPEEAKDTVLPVFLFIHGGGWVLGDYPTHRRLVRDLVVNSGTAAVFVDYTRSPEAKFPTAINEIYAVTKWVAANGAAIGVDGSNLAIAGNSVGGNMAAVTCLMAKDKGGPAIKFQLLLWPVTDADFTRASWQQYAEGRFLTAGMMKWMWNHYLPDTGKRKEYYASPLQASSEKLKGLPPALVQLAENDILFDEGLAYARKLDEAGVPVTIQTCNGLIHDYGLLNPLDHIEAVKFSIKEAALGLRKALFS is encoded by the coding sequence ATGCCTCAAATTATCCCGGCGGAAAAAGATCCGCAAATATTAACAGGAATCAGAGCATTTCTGAAAGAACTGAATAGCAGTGGCGGAAAGCCAATGGAGGAAATGGAGCCCGATGAAGCAAGAAAAGTGCTGGAAAGCGCCCAAAAATCTGTAAAAGTTGATACTTCCGGTATAACCGAAAAAGAAAAAGAAATCGTACAGGATGGCATTACTGTGAAAACCGTAATCGTAAAACCGGAAGAGGCAAAAGATACAGTGCTGCCGGTGTTTCTTTTTATTCACGGTGGCGGCTGGGTTTTGGGAGATTATCCGACGCACAGAAGACTCGTGAGGGATTTAGTGGTGAACAGCGGTACAGCAGCGGTTTTTGTAGACTATACCCGGTCTCCTGAAGCAAAATTTCCAACAGCTATCAATGAAATTTACGCAGTTACAAAATGGGTAGCAGCAAACGGTGCAGCAATAGGTGTGGATGGATCAAATTTAGCCATTGCCGGAAACAGTGTGGGTGGCAATATGGCTGCCGTAACCTGCCTGATGGCAAAAGATAAAGGCGGACCGGCTATAAAATTCCAATTGCTTTTATGGCCTGTAACAGATGCTGATTTCACCCGTGCATCCTGGCAGCAATACGCAGAAGGGCGATTTTTGACTGCAGGAATGATGAAATGGATGTGGAATCATTATTTACCCGATACAGGCAAAAGAAAAGAATATTACGCGTCACCATTGCAGGCATCATCGGAAAAGCTGAAAGGCCTGCCGCCGGCTTTGGTACAGCTGGCGGAAAATGATATTCTTTTTGATGAGGGATTAGCTTATGCCCGCAAATTAGATGAAGCAGGTGTGCCCGTAACCATTCAAACCTGCAACGGGCTTATTCATGATTACGGCCTGTTAAATCCGTTAGATCACATTGAAGCTGTCAAATTCTCAATAAAGGAAGCGGCATTAGGGTTACGCAAAGCATTGTTTTCTTAA
- a CDS encoding zinc ribbon domain-containing protein YjdM, with translation MTELAPCPLCKSLYTYQMDNLLVCPECGHEWNPEDNDTNEDALVVKDCNGNILQNGDTVITIKNLPVKGASQSIKAGTKVKNIRLVDGDHNIDCKIDGFGAMALKSEFVKKA, from the coding sequence ATGACGGAACTGGCGCCATGCCCATTATGCAAATCCCTATATACCTACCAGATGGATAACCTGCTGGTTTGCCCTGAATGCGGACATGAATGGAACCCGGAAGACAATGATACAAATGAAGATGCGCTTGTGGTGAAGGATTGCAACGGGAATATACTTCAAAACGGCGACACCGTTATAACCATAAAAAACCTGCCGGTGAAGGGCGCTTCCCAAAGTATAAAAGCGGGAACCAAAGTAAAAAATATCCGCCTTGTGGATGGCGATCATAATATTGACTGTAAGATTGACGGTTTCGGAGCTATGGCGCTCAAATCAGAATTTGTGAAGAAAGCCTGA
- a CDS encoding YoaK family protein produces MFRHKGKSRRLVHNLKLASLLSFVAGIVNVAGFFAVQVLTTNITGHFAYFADGVVKKDAAATWVFLIYIISFLSGAFVSSTIVEITIKRNQRYANAIPVFTEILLLTGVALSGTGVAQKHAYIIACTLLFAMGLQNALVTRISNAVVRTTHLTGLFTDLGIELSQLFFYRKPEQKKKLNASIKLRFAIISFFFLGCIAGGIGYIKYNTGILYLAAGCLFVGIIYSDVRYRLLLLRKNFPDLKIHSGK; encoded by the coding sequence ATGTTCAGGCATAAGGGAAAAAGCAGGCGGCTGGTGCACAATCTCAAACTGGCATCACTCTTATCTTTTGTTGCAGGCATTGTAAATGTAGCCGGGTTCTTTGCGGTACAGGTGCTTACCACTAATATTACAGGGCATTTTGCCTATTTTGCAGATGGAGTTGTTAAAAAAGATGCAGCTGCTACATGGGTGTTCCTGATCTACATTATATCTTTTCTTTCAGGGGCTTTTGTTTCCAGCACCATTGTTGAAATTACAATAAAGCGCAACCAGCGTTATGCCAATGCAATACCTGTGTTTACTGAAATACTGCTGCTTACGGGCGTTGCGCTGTCAGGTACCGGCGTTGCGCAAAAGCATGCGTACATCATCGCCTGTACGCTTTTATTTGCCATGGGACTGCAAAACGCGCTGGTAACCCGTATTTCCAATGCGGTGGTGCGCACTACGCATCTTACAGGGCTGTTTACTGACCTGGGCATTGAGCTTTCCCAGCTATTCTTTTACCGCAAGCCGGAGCAAAAAAAGAAACTGAATGCGTCCATAAAATTACGTTTTGCAATCATCAGTTTCTTCTTCTTGGGGTGTATTGCAGGCGGTATCGGCTATATTAAATACAATACCGGTATTCTGTACCTGGCTGCGGGCTGCCTGTTTGTAGGCATCATTTACAGTGACGTCCGGTACCGGCTTTTATTGCTGAGGAAAAATTTTCCCGATCTGAAGATCCATTCCGGTAAATAA
- a CDS encoding sensor histidine kinase: MVRYCKWLIGSSIFFTLEARIFHAVCIGLIACISVNIPIAVYLGIPRVPLLLSGVSVVAGVLYYLSRFKGLYPVSVALFQVFVNIALIANYYFNSGINGPTYTIFLLAFLVSVATSPTRQYYIWLPLNVLLITGLMTVELMQPGMIRLTYRNATSRYVDLATSYCIIAGFAFLITAYIRKAYNRQREELVAQSAALRAANNTRNRLLSILGHDLKEPLASLQGYLEMLADFDLEEEEKKEINSQLLVMTKNTSIMLSNILLWTRNQEQHFHANLQPLAVSDALRSVNDLARSISSRKQITFRSDLPEDAGVMADRQMLELIVRNLLMNAIKFTPKEGNICLSAQIDGTDCRIIVRDDGIGIPEALQPHIFSLESRPRFGTESEKGTGLGLMLCKEFTDIMGGQLTFTSDAAGGTTFVLTLPSVPVVRAHKARTQKDLHF; this comes from the coding sequence ATGGTACGTTATTGCAAATGGTTAATAGGCAGCAGTATTTTTTTTACCCTGGAAGCAAGGATCTTTCATGCGGTATGCATCGGGCTTATAGCCTGCATCTCCGTTAATATTCCCATTGCTGTTTACCTGGGCATTCCCCGGGTACCGCTTCTGTTAAGCGGGGTATCTGTGGTGGCCGGCGTATTGTATTACCTGTCAAGATTTAAAGGGCTGTACCCGGTAAGTGTGGCTCTATTCCAGGTTTTTGTAAATATAGCCCTTATTGCCAACTATTATTTCAATTCCGGCATCAACGGGCCTACCTATACCATCTTCCTGCTTGCCTTCCTGGTTTCAGTGGCCACTTCGCCCACCCGGCAGTATTACATATGGCTGCCATTGAATGTGCTGCTGATCACCGGCCTGATGACCGTGGAACTGATGCAGCCGGGAATGATCCGGCTGACCTACCGGAATGCAACCAGCAGGTATGTTGACCTGGCTACTTCTTATTGCATTATTGCAGGATTTGCTTTCCTGATTACAGCGTACATCCGGAAAGCATATAACCGTCAGCGTGAAGAACTGGTAGCGCAATCCGCCGCGCTCCGGGCGGCAAACAATACCAGGAACAGGCTTTTATCCATACTTGGGCATGATCTGAAAGAACCGTTGGCTTCCTTGCAGGGCTACCTGGAAATGCTGGCAGATTTTGACCTGGAAGAAGAAGAGAAAAAGGAAATAAACAGCCAGTTGCTGGTAATGACGAAGAATACGTCTATAATGCTTTCCAATATTCTTTTATGGACAAGAAACCAGGAGCAACACTTTCATGCAAACCTTCAGCCCCTGGCCGTTAGTGATGCGCTCCGGTCTGTTAATGACCTGGCGCGCAGCATCAGCAGCAGGAAGCAGATCACTTTCCGGTCTGATTTACCGGAGGATGCGGGAGTTATGGCAGACCGGCAGATGCTTGAGCTCATTGTGCGGAACCTGCTGATGAATGCCATTAAATTTACGCCAAAAGAAGGTAATATCTGTTTGTCGGCCCAAATTGATGGCACTGATTGCAGGATCATAGTAAGGGATGATGGTATCGGCATTCCTGAAGCATTGCAACCGCATATATTCTCATTGGAGTCCAGACCAAGGTTTGGAACTGAATCGGAAAAAGGAACGGGGCTTGGGCTGATGCTCTGTAAGGAGTTTACAGATATAATGGGCGGGCAACTGACTTTTACAAGCGATGCCGCCGGGGGCACTACTTTTGTTTTAACACTGCCTTCTGTGCCTGTAGTAAGGGCGCACAAAGCCCGGACACAAAAAGATTTGCATTTTTAA
- a CDS encoding YceH family protein, whose protein sequence is MSIETTEPRSLPVLDSEEIRVLGALMEKSKTTPEYYPMTLNALTAACNQKTARHPVVNYNEQTVALVLDRLKRKGLAATVTGGSSRVVKYRHTIALNYQFTPDELAVLCLLFLRGPLTPGEINSNAGRLYEFDDLSEVQTVLEKLSAGAIPYIRQLPRQPGQKEARYMHLFANAATLETYTSEPAAAASAPANNAIEERLGVVERELAALKAAFEQLMKELNG, encoded by the coding sequence ATGAGTATTGAAACAACTGAACCAAGATCATTGCCGGTACTGGACAGCGAAGAGATCCGCGTATTGGGAGCGTTGATGGAAAAGTCAAAAACCACCCCGGAATATTATCCCATGACACTGAATGCACTCACCGCTGCCTGTAATCAAAAAACAGCGCGGCACCCGGTAGTGAATTACAATGAGCAGACGGTTGCCCTGGTGCTGGATCGTTTAAAACGGAAAGGCCTGGCTGCAACAGTAACCGGCGGTAGCAGCAGGGTGGTAAAATACAGGCATACGATTGCATTAAATTACCAGTTTACCCCTGATGAGCTGGCTGTATTGTGCCTCCTCTTTTTAAGAGGGCCGCTTACCCCCGGTGAGATCAACAGCAATGCAGGCAGGCTGTATGAATTTGATGACCTGTCTGAAGTGCAAACCGTACTGGAAAAACTGTCCGCAGGCGCCATACCTTATATACGCCAGTTGCCGCGCCAGCCGGGACAAAAAGAAGCCCGTTATATGCATTTATTTGCCAATGCAGCTACCCTTGAAACCTATACCTCAGAACCCGCTGCTGCAGCCTCCGCGCCTGCTAATAACGCTATAGAAGAGCGCTTGGGCGTGGTAGAACGGGAACTGGCAGCCTTAAAAGCAGCTTTTGAGCAACTCATGAAAGAGCTCAACGGATAA
- a CDS encoding RrF2 family transcriptional regulator gives MFSKTCEYAIRAVLFIAHKSEGGNKVSIKDIARGIDSPEHFVAKILQNLSKKGLLQSQKGPAGGFYLDDASRKHSLADIVKAIDGDKLFSGCGLGLKQCSETRPCPIHNEYKEIRKKLISMLEKARVGIFSEELAKNMLFLKRK, from the coding sequence ATGTTTTCAAAGACTTGTGAATATGCAATACGGGCAGTCCTGTTCATTGCCCATAAATCGGAGGGTGGCAATAAAGTAAGCATTAAAGACATTGCCAGAGGCATTGACTCCCCGGAGCACTTTGTTGCCAAGATCCTGCAAAACCTCAGTAAAAAGGGGTTGCTCCAATCACAGAAAGGCCCTGCCGGCGGGTTTTACCTGGATGATGCCAGCAGGAAGCATTCTCTGGCGGATATTGTAAAAGCCATAGACGGTGATAAGCTCTTTTCAGGCTGTGGGTTAGGATTGAAGCAATGCTCGGAAACACGCCCCTGCCCCATTCATAATGAATACAAAGAAATAAGGAAAAAGCTGATCTCCATGCTGGAAAAGGCAAGGGTGGGCATTTTCAGCGAGGAGCTGGCAAAAAACATGCTCTTCCTGAAACGGAAATAA